In Amycolatopsis solani, a single window of DNA contains:
- a CDS encoding NADase-type glycan-binding domain-containing protein: MVIYAECGHQGPADVEFCGECGRYLKWDDGPVAVRSQPVVQQQVVQPAEPLAPVRQPVRQTVEDQVLHPGDLICGRCGKGNVPTRNFCGRCGASLAESEVVKTSWWRRLFGRKPKEHKAGARPGKDGVRRRTGRAGAARRTAGKVIRRAVAVALVLAALVYALYQPFRGAINTAATGLWGQVTGIFEAKLNPVRPVKVTATAQVTGHAAPLVSDNAKNTFWAAPTDREPALVFTFDHPADLRKAIVYSGDAANFQAAHRPQKLHLVFSTGKTYDMALADTPDAQEVPIENSAGATSVELHVTGLHRSLNGTDVAISEIELFEAG, translated from the coding sequence ATGGTCATCTACGCCGAGTGCGGGCACCAGGGTCCCGCCGACGTCGAGTTCTGCGGTGAATGCGGCCGGTACCTGAAGTGGGACGACGGCCCCGTCGCGGTGCGGTCGCAGCCGGTGGTGCAGCAGCAGGTCGTGCAGCCCGCCGAGCCGCTCGCCCCGGTCCGGCAGCCGGTGCGGCAGACCGTCGAGGACCAGGTCCTCCACCCTGGCGACCTGATCTGCGGCCGGTGCGGCAAGGGCAACGTGCCCACCCGCAACTTCTGCGGCCGCTGCGGCGCGTCGCTGGCCGAGTCCGAGGTCGTCAAGACGTCGTGGTGGCGGCGGCTGTTCGGCCGCAAGCCGAAGGAGCACAAAGCCGGGGCCCGGCCGGGCAAGGACGGCGTCCGCCGCCGGACCGGGCGGGCCGGGGCCGCGCGCCGGACCGCCGGCAAGGTGATCCGCCGCGCCGTCGCGGTGGCGCTGGTGCTCGCGGCGCTGGTCTACGCGCTCTACCAGCCGTTCCGTGGGGCGATCAACACCGCGGCGACCGGGCTGTGGGGCCAGGTGACCGGCATCTTCGAGGCCAAGCTGAACCCGGTCCGCCCGGTCAAGGTGACCGCGACCGCGCAGGTGACCGGGCACGCGGCCCCGCTGGTCAGCGACAACGCCAAGAACACCTTCTGGGCGGCCCCGACCGACCGGGAACCCGCGCTGGTGTTCACCTTCGACCACCCCGCGGACCTGCGGAAGGCGATCGTGTACTCCGGCGACGCCGCGAACTTCCAGGCCGCGCACCGGCCGCAGAAGCTGCACCTGGTCTTCTCCACCGGCAAGACCTACGACATGGCGCTGGCCGACACGCCCGACGCCCAGGAAGTCCCGATCGAGAACAGCGCCGGCGCGACCAGCGTCGAGCTGCACGTGACCGGGCTGCACCGCTCGCTCAACGGCACCGACGTCGCGATCTCCGAGATCGAACTGTTCGAAGCCGGCTGA
- a CDS encoding phage tail protein, whose product MRAGIPGLPSPHPIGEQLPAVYADDRFVRGFTGALDEVLAPILSTLDNFAGYLDPGVAPEDFVGWLAHWVALRVDESWSPAQLRELVTRSVELHRWRGTRRGLAEHVRLLTGGVVELTDSGGVVASPRPGAPLPDPGPAWVQVRVRVPDPARVDRRRLTAAVVDAVPAHVRVAVEVVEG is encoded by the coding sequence ATGAGGGCCGGGATCCCGGGCCTGCCGAGCCCGCACCCGATCGGCGAGCAGCTGCCCGCGGTGTACGCCGACGACCGGTTCGTGCGGGGCTTCACCGGCGCGCTCGACGAGGTCCTCGCCCCGATCCTGTCCACATTGGACAACTTCGCGGGCTACCTGGACCCGGGGGTGGCGCCCGAGGACTTCGTCGGCTGGCTGGCGCACTGGGTCGCGCTGCGCGTCGACGAGAGCTGGAGCCCGGCGCAGCTGCGGGAGCTGGTCACGCGGTCGGTCGAGCTGCACCGGTGGCGCGGCACCCGGCGTGGCCTGGCCGAGCACGTGCGGCTGCTCACCGGTGGCGTGGTCGAGCTGACCGACAGCGGCGGGGTCGTGGCCTCGCCGCGGCCCGGCGCGCCGCTGCCGGACCCGGGCCCGGCCTGGGTGCAGGTGCGAGTCCGGGTGCCCGACCCGGCCCGGGTGGACCGGCGGCGGCTGACGGCGGCGGTCGTGGACGCGGTGCCCGCCCACGTGCGGGTCGCGGTGGAAGTGGTGGAGGGGTAG